The following is a genomic window from Solanum lycopersicum chromosome 6, SLM_r2.1.
ataatgaataCAATTTTAAAGGACAGTAAATAACTTTGAccttaatataaatatcgaacAAAATATGGTCTCCACATTTATCTCCCCAATGGAGCCAACGCATTGGATTATCACCCTAAAATTCACAAATGATATGGGAAAGCTACCCaatgaaaagatatttttataatggTCCTGGTGGTCCCACTATTTTGTACTTAAAAACTGTAAAAAgggcaataaataaataaaaatctcaaTAGAGAGGGTAATTATTGGAGTATTATAAATagtagatattttttaaaagattaaattgaaaaaaaaaatgtaaaaaatacaGTTGCAGGGAAAGGGACTTCCCAGAAAAGGTCTCACTCACAGTCTCACACCTATGTGTTTGTTACTAGATATACTATAATTATTTGCACATGAAAATTTACTAATAATGATTAATTAGTACATATTCTCAACTAATTTTTACCATTTAATAATATACATGATACAAAAGGAAGATGCTAAGTTTTTTTCACTCTTTGAAAATGACAATTTGTACGTTGGATAACATTTCACTAatcactttattaattattgttaaaagAGCTTTATCGATAGACACTAACCTGAACTGtcttaactttaaatttttcgcGTTTAGGGTTTACTCTTGCAGGTTATGTTTTGAGAATTACACTTTGTGTCACCTTACTATCTGATTGATTCTTTCTGTCATGTATCATTTCGTTTCCTGATTCGTGCACAAATTCAATCAgattttttatcttatatataggtataatatatattattttcaacgTTGAAAGTTAAATTTACCTTCTTTACTATAAGGACAACTAATGGTGTTTGATCTAGTCTTCTAGAGACACCGACCAATTTTGACAtgaactttaattttaattttcagtaaaatttgagaaaaaactaaattagtcactaaaatatttaatatacaagatgattataaaaaatagtaaagtaTGAAGTTTCAAATCAGCTAAATAGCAGCCATTTGAGTTTAAGACAAAGGACATGTTATCATTAAACTATATGGTTTGACAAATACAAAATTCTATTAATTACTCTAGTGTTTagtatttaaaaatgaattaattaaacttAATGAACGGTCTTAAAACCCTTTGTTGAAAAAAAGAGTCAAACACTAATCCTAATTAGCAGGTCAATCACTGACCTTAATCATGGATCATGAAAAGTGATTGGTTTGGACATTCCACCTGTTGACAGCAACATGAGTCATCAAATTAATTCCTTTTTACAAATTACACAAATGTCACTaccaaatcataataatacAATACTTAATATTTGTTgcaaattttcaatttaatttatgtaaagaaatattctttctttctccattcgcacatatttattttataaatagttagaTATAGAGCTAGAAATTACGTAAAtacaataatttaattcaatgtTTTGAGAAAGCGTAGATCAAAAAACATTgatagtaatttatttattttataaatatttagatatagagctagaaattacataaatacaacaattcaattcaatattttgaaagaGCGTATATCAGAAAACATTGAtagtaattttatataaaatataataaagatgATTACTTAGGAAATATTTCTTAACgtaattaactttaaaatatattccaACTTAAATATGAagttaatttttgtttgtttttttcaatttgaagcAAATATTATCCACGCCTACTTAGTGGGTTGCCACTTGCCTATATAAATTTGGGGCCCATTCACCAATTACAAATTTTCTGTTTTACTGAACTTCCATGAATCATCATGAGCAGCCATACTAATATTTCATtcatcattttaaaacaaaaaaaaaattatatgatttttagaACGATTTGTTACGAgtagataatttaattttaattttttataaaatgattataaTCACCCAAATAtttataactaattataaattatagttattatttttaatttttttaatattatttttaatgaaatgattataaTCACATAACTATTTTATgactaattataaattattatcattaatcaAAGTGCATAATGAAAATTGAGACAGCGAAAGTATAAACTAAAGAGAgtatattttcctattttaatactcctttttcttattttaaaactttCCCAATTGTTCTTTTTTTGATAGGGAAGACTTTTGCCGTTGAAATTTTGAGAGtcaaatttagtttttttttgataaaaatatctttaaatattttaaattataaatcacTGTGATTTCTAATACTTTATgtgtatatttcatatatataaattttaaacttctATGCTGAAATTGCATAGTCAAAATTTAGAGGTTTAAATATCGAAATTCCAGCAACAACAGTAACATACTCAATATATTCATGTAAAATAAGGTTTAAAGAAGGATAAAGTGTACACAAATTCTACCTCTATCTATGTATTGagatgtaaaaataataattttcaataaaCTCTggagaatttcaaaatttcaattgtGTCACGTAAATAATAAGTttgtaattttgaattaaaaaagagGGGTAGAAGGAGTGTGCTCTATAATAAGAAAACTTTTTGCAAATAAGTTGCAGTATCCAGAAGCACCATTCTCATCCAATCATAATTCACCACCTTCATCTCCTCTCTCTCCTTCAaactccaataattttttttcatttttaaatttttgggaaaaagtagatttaaattaatttctcTAAAAAGCTTATAGCTTGTTTATACTTATTTCTTGTTGGTCCTCTTGTTTACCATCTTTTTCTtgctttctctctctttttctttgttttgttcaGTCATAAAGGGAAAACAGGAAGAAAGCAGACACAAATTTTCATCCgctcttttccttttcttcctcAAGAATTCTCAAATTCAGAGTCTTTGTACTGTTTACTCACTTGGGGTTCCACAAAATTTTCAGCTTTTTGTTTTTCTCACAAGCTAGTGAGGTTTAATTCTAGAAAGTTAACTCATTTTCAGGGTTAATTAGCCTTCTAACTTTCTTGCTTTTTACTGTTTATGTAAAGTTCAGTGGGTTCAGATCTTAATGAGAATATTTTCTTGGATTTTAACTTGGTCTGAGATAATATTTGTCTGTTTTAGTTAaccccttttatttattttaaagattatCAAAACATCTAGGATTTTTCTTTTGACATTGAAAAGTTAGAGTCTTTTCAAGATTCCTCAGGTTGGGGAGGTGGCTCTATGGTTAAAAGGGTATTCTGATTCCTTTTATAGATGCTGACTTCTTGATTTAACactgatattattttttttcccattGTAAAAACCCCACATCTCTGCATTTTCCATCTTGGGTTTTTCCCCCAAATCTTCCTCTGTTTCttcaaagttcaaatctttttcataaaaatgcTGTCTTGAACTAtctttcttttaacttttttcccCTTCTGTGAAACTTTGACCTTTTTTGAGTGTTGGGGTTATGGAGATTCTATCACCAGCTCCTTATCTTTCAAATCCAAGCTGGTTTCTTGATGAGGGTAAGAGCACAAAATGGACTCCAGCTGAAAATAAGGCTTTTGAGGATGCACTTGCCTTGTTTGATAAAGATACACCAGATAGATGGCATAGAGTTGCAGAAATGGTTCCAGGGAAATCAGTTGTTGATGTGATGAGGCAATATAAAGAATTAGAAGATGATGTGAGCAGAATAGAAGCTGGATTAGTTACTATTCCTGGTTATAGTACTTCACCTTTTACATTAGAATGGGGGAATAGTCATAGTTTTGATGGATACAAACAATCTTATGTTGTTGGAGGTAAAAGGCCTTTGTCTAATAGGCCACCAGAACAAGAGAGGAAGAAGGGTATTCCATGGACAGAAGAAGAACATAAGTGAGTTTAATTCTAATTTCTTCATGATTGTTTTTtctctctgtgtgtgtgtgagtgttGCTTTTTActgtgactttttttttttttttaatgcatgTTTGGCTACTTTGTGTATGGACCACCCTATatattttctcttgttttttgTATCCCTATATCACTTTTAGTGCACTAAACAACTTGGCAAAATATGGTAGGCAGTGGAATAATGAACTGCCAGCTAATAAACATATGTGACAAGTTGACAATTCAGAGGCGGACCTAGAGTGATAGGCGCAGATTCAATTGAACCTATTATTTTCCGCATACATGTGAAAACCCCTGAAAgtagtaaaaatattaattttactgTTGCTTGTGAATCTTGATTGATGAGGAACCTGATATGTGGCCTTGGACTTGGCTCTGATATGTTAAAGTTCTAAAGATTGTTGATGTTTGTATGATCAAGCATTCATTATTGACAAATGAATTTGCTTGATTCTTGTATAGGTTGTTTCTAATGGGGCTTAAAAAGTATGGAAAGGGTGATTGGAGGAACATTTCGCGTAACTTTGTTGTTACTAGAACTCCAACTCAAGTGGCTAGTCATGCTCAGAAGTACTTTATTAGACAACTTTCTGGTGGAAAAGATAAAAGGCGGGCGAGTATTCATGACATTACAACAATAAATCTCAACGATAATCAAACACTTTCACCAGATTACCAGAAACCAACTTCACCTGATCAATCCACTATGATTTCCCAGCAGCCAAAATCGGCTGCTAATGTCATGAACAAAATGCCATTTCAGTGGAGTCAGGTCAATAATGGGACAGCCACGGGCTTCAATTCTGCACAAGCAAGTTTGTTCATGTCCCCAGCTCTTTATGGAGGAAACTCTTATGGGAACACTAAAATGCAAATCCAAAGTTTACAAAGAGGTGGTATGCATGAGCCATACTTCGGATCCCAAAGTATGAATTTTCAGCTACAATCAGCACATCCGTATCATCAAGCATAACACAGGCATATCGAAAATATCAGAACTTTGATCAGTgccttaagaaaaaaaaagagcttATTTTCAATTCAGTATGTTAGCTTTTGTTTCTGCTTTTAACGGTCTCTCTTGTCTTGTGAATATGTTGATTGGCACTTCAAGTAAGCCATGAGTTAGTGTGTCCTTTTAGGAAGTCCAGAAAAAATCCTTAACTCTCTGTAGTCTGTACTTCAAAACCATAGTACAAGTGGACTTCATATAAGATGAGTATAGAGGAACGAACCGAAACCTGTAAAATCCTTTTGAGGGCGTAATAGAATTCAAGAGACGCAAGGGAGATGATCTGATTAACTGTTATTTCCTTATATCATTTTGTGCATTTCAGGAAGATCATGGCATTATTAGAAACTCGAAATGAAAACGATAGACAAATAAAAATCTGTTGGAAACTTGACTGTTGATAGTAGTGACACTGGATATTCCTAGCTGATATGGCCTATTCTTTTGAATGCAAAGGTTTCCTTGTTGATGGAACAATAAAGTAGTACTTCAGACTCAGGAGAGGAAGTACTCAATATTTTCGAAAGATGTAAGCGTGTTTGGAAAAGAGTagtactttttgttttctttcgtGAATGCTTTGTCATGCTTTCCTTAGTCTCTCCGTTGATATGTTTTTTCTTGAGCCGATGATCAATTGAAAACAATACTTCCAAAGGTAGGAAAGATGTGTGTTTGCATCAATTCTACCCTCCTCTGACCTTACTTGTGGGGATATATTGGGTATATCGCGGTTGTCGTATAATTGGTTTTAAGGATAAATTGTACCTGCTTTTGGCACAGTCTTGAAGATAATAAGCAAAATAGACTGGACAAAGAAGCACTGCAATTGGATGGTGAGTGCAAATTTGCTGAGTCAGTAAGCACTCCATGAGGTCTGTTGATCCCTGCATTTTTTTTACACGACGCTCCTGAATTATACGTGAAAAATCACTAAACAGTATTAAAATATGAACTCATAAAAATTGAATGCATCAAGTTTAAATTCTGAATCCGTTTCTGTTTATTTGATCACGCTAGATTGGCAAGCTTTCTAGTAGAAGCTGAGTCTACACTCCACTAACTCAAGCATCCTATTCTTCAAACCTTCCTATAATCCAAATTCTACCCCCTACCTTACCTTTTTCTTGGAGATTATGTATCCTTTTTGAAGatccttttgaaaaataaagatacagCTTGTAAAAACATTGATTAATTAGTAACTAACATAATCTAAGAGTACAAAAGTAAGATTCATAGCAGATTTCTCCTACTTAAAAAAATACACTTATTTTCTATCTTTTGGTGTTTTGGTAATCAATTGCAATGACTTTCTCTTTTGATACATTCACTTCAAAagtttcttaaatttattagtCAATTTTGGTATGAGTATTGCACGAGTGTTGTACTATTTTTCTAATCAATAGCCTATATGATTGCTTTGTAATTTAATACTATACTTTATCAtaccaacttttttttttcattaaatcaaaaaaaaaaaatgaaaaagaaaacaaagatttCACTGTCCTTTGTTTTGGTGCTAGCCATTGCCTCTTCCATGGAAACAAAGGACATTAAACTTTTTTTCCATTACATCACTCAAtctctcattattttatttttatgtctaACTAGTAAACAAATATCAATAACTGTTATCGCGGTTTAATGTAAACACTATGTGAGGATAACTATTTTCAGTTGAAGCAACTTCTAGAGAGACAAATAGCATCTAGTTTTCTTAGTATATTCAAACTTAAGCTCATCAAGAGCAATATGCTTAGTTGGTTTTACTAAAACAGTTGAATATAGGAAATGACAAAAAGTAAACATTCTTTtatgaggaaaaaaaaagagaagagcaTAATAATAATTTGCAAGTTGTAGAAGAGCAGCCACTAAGTCAATTTATTCCAATTTTCATCTCCTCTTTCACCAACTACAGCCACACATAAAAGTCCAATACCTGAACACTTTCGGCATACAAAAAGTTGtttctcttgtgttttttttttctcaaaaaatattcGTTTGGATTACAATATTCTAATTCTTGTTCTTGGAAGATATTCCAAGGGATCAAGCAGAGGACCTTGTTTACATTTTACAAATGATGCTGATATGGTTCAAGAAAAGTTAGCTGGGGTCTCGCGGTGGACCAGAGAGATCTTTGAATGATCTCATGTACGGGCTTTTCTTCTTTACCAGAGAAAAagaatccttttttttttataatctccATAGACCAAGCTGAGATAAACTTGGTCGATAATGGATCTGCTCCTCTACTTGTGACATGTGCACAGCTCATACATCACGTATTGTGCTCTTACCACTGAGCTAAAGCTTTGGGACATATCACATACCATAATTTGAATATACGTTCCTGTTAAGGCTGTAACAGAGAGAGGGTACTATACatagttaataggaaaaaggCGAAATGAAAACTCAGAATTGAGATAACCATCATGAATTCATAATATTGATTGAACATCATACATGAAGATACAGCTAGTAGTAAGCAGTagcttctgttttttttttttttgttatttgagaTACAACTGTAATATATGGCTATTCCAATCTATTTAACTTCTCCATTCAGGAGCAAGAATACAGTTGAAGTTCTCCTCGAGGACCTCAACGAAAGAATTCCTGGCTGGTATGGTGATGTTGAATCCATGGCTGTCTCGTTTGAGCATTTAAGTTCATCTTGTTTAGGATGTAAGACCAAATCCGAAAGGAAATAGAGGATTTGAATTCCCGTGAACATGCATTGGAATTTGATCAACAGTTTTAAACCATGTCACTGGTAGTTTCCCTTGAAATGGATAGTCTCCAAAAAGGACATCTGTGATTCCATCTCCTTCAGTTCCAGGCAACCAAGCTGCAACAAATGCATCGACTTTTTCCAAGAGTGGTGGTTCGATAACCATAGGTCTTCCAGAAATGAGAATTGTCACCGTGGGAACTCTGTCAGCGACAAAAGTTGCAATTTCTGTTCCGTTAAATGGGATTTTTAGCTCTGGATCATCACCACCAGTTTCACAATATGGACCTTCACCAATCGCCACGATAGCAAAAGAGAAGTCTTCACCAGCAAAAGTTTCTGCAGTAGGATTTGGTTCAAAGACTATCTCTGTTTTGTCACCCAACATCTCCCTTATTGCATCCATTATGGTTGTGCCTATAAAAAATGGATGATTTAACTAGTTGAGCTTACGATAATTAATGAAGTAACTACAAATGATAGTTTATAAGAATCATGTCAGGGAGAGACTTGTAATCGAAAACTACTTACCAACTGTGATTCTGCCACTGAGTCCTGTCCAAGTAGCTGTCCATCCTCCACATTGATACCCAAGATCATCAGCATGAGTTCCAGCAACGAGGATCTTTTTGGCGGTCTTATCTAGAGGCAGAAATGGTTTCTTTGGATCTTTCCCATTTTTCAACAAAACTAAGGATTTGCGAACAGCTTCACGTGCTAGCTCTCTATGTGCCTAAAACAATGTGACAAAATAACCAGACTTAAAACAGATCCAAGATGGTGAAATGCAGAATCACTGTTGTTCTAATGCAAGACATACATATAAACTGCTATTTAGAATTCATATAAAGAACAACCATAGAAGAGTCTTACGAAGAACTTCAGCAACTGATTAAAACAAATACTGGTAACATGTAATCTCATTAAAACTTGAGCATTTGGCGAAGGTTATTTCTTCAAAGAAATGGTTCTTTCCTACTCATGTTACGCGATTGTTACCAATATGAGATGATGTTGTACTCTTAAAACTGTAAAATTATTCCAGAAGGCAAAAGAAATAAGTAGGAATACCTTGCAACCAACCAAATCTATCAATGATCTATCTGTAAACGGATGTTCAAATAATCCAGCAACAAATTTGACTCTCAAGATTCTTTCAACAGCGTCATCTATCCTGGTCATCGGTATCTCCCCTGATTCTACCAGTGAAAGCAGCTGCTCCAAAAATAATTCATATCTAAATGGCACCATTACCTGCAAATATTCACAAAATGCAAACAGAGAACATGAATTAGGCTAAAAAAA
Proteins encoded in this region:
- the LOC101260351 gene encoding transcription factor DIVARICATA, translated to MEILSPAPYLSNPSWFLDEGKSTKWTPAENKAFEDALALFDKDTPDRWHRVAEMVPGKSVVDVMRQYKELEDDVSRIEAGLVTIPGYSTSPFTLEWGNSHSFDGYKQSYVVGGKRPLSNRPPEQERKKGIPWTEEEHKLFLMGLKKYGKGDWRNISRNFVVTRTPTQVASHAQKYFIRQLSGGKDKRRASIHDITTINLNDNQTLSPDYQKPTSPDQSTMISQQPKSAANVMNKMPFQWSQVNNGTATGFNSAQASLFMSPALYGGNSYGNTKMQIQSLQRGGMHEPYFGSQSMNFQLQSAHPYHQA